Genomic window (Streptomyces yatensis):
ATCGACCTCCCCGGCGGGACCAAGAGCGGTCTGCGCCAGGTGCGGGAGATCCTGGACGGCGTCGAGGACGTGCACTTCTCCATGCTCACCAGCACCGACGTGGTCCGTCACAAGCTGGTCGGCCGTATCGTCGACGCATACGACCAGTACGACAGCCGCAACGGAAAGTAACCACGAACCCCCATGGCGATCGACGTCAACAACGAGTCCGGTACCGATATCGACGAGCGGGCTGTGCTCGACGTCGCCCGCTACGCCCTGGCCCGGATGCGTATCCACCCGCTCTCCGAGCTCTCGGTGATCGTCGTCGACGCCGACGCCATGGAGCAGCTGCACATCCAGTGGATGGACCTGCCGGGGCCGACCGATGTCATGTCCTTCCCGATGGACGAGCTGCGCCCGCCGGCCAAGGACGACGAGGAGCCCCCGCAGGGCCTGCTCGGGGACATCGTGCTCTGCCCCGAAGTGGCCAAGAAGCAGGGGGAGGAGGCGCCGACCGGGCACTCCATGGACGAGGAGCTGCAGCTGCTCACCGTCCA
Coding sequences:
- the ybeY gene encoding rRNA maturation RNase YbeY; this translates as MAIDVNNESGTDIDERAVLDVARYALARMRIHPLSELSVIVVDADAMEQLHIQWMDLPGPTDVMSFPMDELRPPAKDDEEPPQGLLGDIVLCPEVAKKQGEEAPTGHSMDEELQLLTVHGVLHLLGYDHEEADERAEMFGLQAAIIDGWRAEQGVTGPSPAPTVR